The following are from one region of the Hymenobacter radiodurans genome:
- a CDS encoding electron transfer flavoprotein subunit beta/FixA family protein, protein MKFLVCISNVPDTTTKITFTPDNKELNKAGVQFVINPWDEYALTRAIELKEKLGGNVTVLNVGEADTEPNIRKALAIGADDAIRVNAKPTDAYFVAQQIAAAAKEGGYDIILMGKESIDYNGFQVHGMVGELLGIPTVAPAIKLDVEGSTATLEREIEGGKEIVEVATPFVVSCQEPMCEPRIPNMRGIMTARTKPLKVVEPTGEAPRTQVTEYALPPKKQGVKLIPAESAGDLIKLLRNEAKVI, encoded by the coding sequence ATGAAGTTTCTCGTTTGTATCAGCAACGTGCCCGACACGACCACTAAAATCACCTTTACTCCTGATAATAAGGAGCTCAACAAGGCTGGGGTGCAGTTTGTAATTAATCCTTGGGATGAATATGCCCTCACTCGCGCCATTGAGTTGAAGGAAAAACTGGGGGGCAATGTGACGGTGCTCAACGTAGGCGAAGCCGATACTGAACCCAATATTCGCAAGGCTTTAGCCATTGGTGCCGATGACGCTATCCGGGTCAATGCCAAGCCCACCGACGCCTATTTCGTAGCTCAGCAAATTGCGGCGGCCGCTAAAGAAGGTGGCTACGACATCATTCTGATGGGTAAGGAAAGCATAGATTACAATGGTTTTCAAGTACACGGCATGGTTGGCGAACTGCTCGGCATTCCAACGGTAGCACCGGCCATAAAGCTTGATGTAGAAGGCAGTACGGCTACGCTGGAGCGTGAGATTGAAGGTGGCAAAGAAATAGTAGAGGTGGCTACGCCTTTCGTTGTTTCGTGTCAGGAGCCCATGTGTGAACCCCGTATCCCCAACATGCGCGGTATCATGACGGCCCGGACCAAGCCCTTGAAAGTAGTAGAGCCAACCGGCGAAGCTCCCCGCACCCAGGTTACCGAGTATGCTTTGCCCCCCAAGAAGCAGGGTGTTAAGCTTATCCCTGCCGAATCGGCCGGCGACCTGATTAAGCTGCTGCGCAACGAAGCCAAAGTAATCTAA
- a CDS encoding electron transfer flavoprotein subunit alpha/FixB family protein — MSVLVVVECDNGEVKKSSLEVASYGSQVAQMLGTTATAVAVGEATEANLAALGEQGISKVLYDNDSRLKDFVNGAYTKLIAAAAQQESAQIIVLANSNIGAAVGSRLSVRLQASLATNVVELPKTDGGQFVVKRGAFSGKAFSDVILSGERKIIAVKKNSMEPLHNAGQTATVENFSAQLTDADFSDAPKQVIMQEQAGGILLPEADKVVSGGRGMKGPENWNLIEDLAKALGAATACSKPVSDVDWRPHHEHVGQTGITVSPNLYIACGISGAIQHLAGVNSSKVIVVINKDPEAPFFKAADYGIVGDVFDVLPKLTQAVKELN, encoded by the coding sequence ATGTCTGTTCTAGTTGTAGTTGAGTGTGATAACGGCGAGGTCAAAAAATCCTCATTGGAAGTAGCTTCCTATGGCAGCCAGGTGGCTCAGATGCTTGGCACCACGGCTACGGCTGTCGCCGTGGGTGAGGCTACTGAAGCTAACCTTGCCGCTCTCGGCGAGCAGGGCATCAGCAAAGTTTTATACGACAACGATTCCCGTCTGAAGGATTTCGTAAACGGCGCCTATACCAAACTGATTGCCGCCGCGGCCCAGCAGGAAAGTGCGCAGATAATTGTATTAGCTAACTCCAACATCGGAGCGGCTGTCGGTTCGCGCCTGTCGGTGCGTCTGCAAGCGAGCTTGGCTACTAACGTAGTAGAGCTGCCCAAAACCGATGGGGGGCAATTTGTGGTGAAGCGTGGTGCTTTCTCCGGCAAAGCCTTCTCGGACGTTATTTTGAGTGGCGAGCGCAAAATTATTGCCGTGAAGAAGAACTCGATGGAGCCTCTGCACAATGCTGGCCAAACCGCAACGGTAGAGAACTTCTCCGCTCAGCTCACCGACGCCGACTTCTCCGATGCACCAAAGCAGGTGATCATGCAGGAGCAGGCTGGTGGTATTCTGCTCCCGGAAGCCGACAAAGTGGTGTCTGGTGGCCGGGGCATGAAAGGCCCTGAGAACTGGAATCTGATTGAAGACTTAGCTAAAGCTTTGGGCGCAGCTACTGCCTGCTCCAAGCCGGTATCTGATGTAGATTGGCGCCCTCACCATGAGCACGTGGGCCAAACGGGTATCACGGTGTCGCCTAACTTGTATATTGCCTGCGGTATTTCGGGAGCTATTCAGCATTTAGCTGGCGTAAACTCTTCGAAGGTTATTGTCGTCATCAACAAGGATCCAGAAGCGCCATTCTTTAAAGCGGCTGATTATGGTATCGTTGGCGACGTTTTCGACGTATTACCGAAATTAACTCAGGCCGTTAAAGAGTTGAATTAG
- a CDS encoding MlaE family ABC transporter permease, translated as MVKNFGEFLLFLQSMVTRTERLKTLWNRTLEEAVIIGFNSVFIVAIVSAFIGAVTCVQISYNLVSPLIPKSTIGFMVREMTILELAPTITSIVLAGKVGSSIAGGLGTMRITEQVAALEVMGINSASYLVLPRIVAAILMFPLLVILAMLLSILGGYLAGTLTGAISAQEYIEGLRSDFIPYNITFALIKSVVFAFLVSAISSYKGYFTTGGALEVGAASTGAVNNSIIAILLADFVLAALLL; from the coding sequence ATGGTCAAAAACTTCGGCGAGTTTCTGCTTTTTCTACAAAGTATGGTCACGCGGACCGAGCGCCTTAAAACGCTCTGGAATCGCACCCTTGAAGAGGCCGTAATTATCGGCTTCAATTCTGTTTTTATCGTCGCTATCGTCAGCGCTTTTATCGGAGCTGTAACGTGCGTTCAGATCTCGTATAACCTTGTTAGTCCGCTTATTCCGAAGTCGACCATCGGCTTTATGGTGCGCGAAATGACTATTTTGGAGCTTGCGCCCACTATCACCAGCATCGTGCTTGCGGGTAAAGTGGGGTCGAGCATCGCGGGCGGCTTAGGCACTATGCGTATCACGGAGCAGGTAGCAGCGCTAGAAGTAATGGGCATCAACTCTGCCTCTTACTTAGTGCTCCCGCGAATCGTAGCAGCCATTCTCATGTTCCCGTTGCTGGTAATTCTGGCAATGCTTCTTTCCATCTTAGGAGGCTACTTGGCCGGCACTCTCACCGGTGCCATTTCAGCTCAGGAATACATCGAAGGACTACGGAGTGATTTCATTCCCTACAATATCACCTTTGCCCTAATCAAGTCGGTAGTATTCGCTTTTCTGGTGTCTGCTATTTCCTCTTACAAAGGCTACTTCACCACGGGTGGGGCGCTGGAAGTAGGAGCAGCCAGCACCGGCGCCGTTAATAACTCTATCATCGCTATTCTGCTGGCTGACTTCGTGTTAGCTGCGCTTCTTCTGTAA
- a CDS encoding zinc-binding metallopeptidase family protein, with translation MKKLVLILGLACIGQLAEAQKKTIKQANVERVIRTLAADDMQGRAAGKPGGLQAAKFLAAEFERIGLEKMSGLTTYEQVFPAYEVRVVASSATLNGVAVAPENVLPVSGLPTLSWTSEDAMPPRVVVIGPQDNVRQQMGALLQPTANTLVLVDPAHAQRFKQLSGYLSHGGMQGEQPKPFASVFVLAAAPAAPSNLLLRPRLLSKPWSYAM, from the coding sequence ATGAAAAAACTCGTCCTGATCCTTGGATTGGCCTGTATAGGGCAATTAGCTGAAGCACAAAAGAAAACAATTAAGCAAGCAAACGTTGAGCGCGTCATCCGCACGTTGGCGGCCGATGACATGCAGGGGCGAGCCGCTGGTAAGCCGGGCGGGTTACAGGCAGCTAAATTCTTGGCTGCTGAGTTTGAACGGATTGGGCTGGAGAAGATGTCAGGTCTTACTACCTACGAGCAGGTGTTTCCGGCGTACGAAGTACGGGTAGTTGCTAGCAGCGCAACACTGAATGGCGTGGCGGTAGCGCCCGAAAATGTGCTACCTGTATCGGGGCTGCCTACACTTAGCTGGACCAGTGAGGATGCTATGCCGCCGCGCGTGGTCGTTATTGGCCCCCAGGATAACGTGCGCCAACAGATGGGCGCATTGCTGCAGCCTACTGCCAACACACTGGTGCTGGTCGATCCGGCACATGCGCAACGTTTCAAACAATTATCTGGCTATCTGAGTCATGGAGGTATGCAGGGTGAGCAGCCGAAGCCTTTTGCCAGCGTATTTGTGTTAGCTGCCGCCCCGGCCGCCCCGTCAAATTTGCTGCTACGGCCACGACTACTATCAAAACCGTGGAGCTACGCAATGTAG
- a CDS encoding ABC transporter ATP-binding protein, with the protein MIEIHNVQKSFNGNQVLKGITCTFETGKCNLLLGGSGTGKSVLLQCIVGLMQPDIGSITYDGSVFTNNKVQIRQEIRRKIGMLFQGSALFDSMTVFENIEFPLKMLTPEMTKEERRDRVEFCLKRVGLENAGNKMPAEISGGMKKRVGIARAIAPNCTYLFCDEPNSGLDPLTSLKIDELIHEITHEYNITTAIITHDMNSVVEIGDHIIFLHKGQKLWDGTKDEILNAQVPELKEFIFSSSLVRAAKKVDDESEGGLAAITEGESTSA; encoded by the coding sequence ATGATTGAAATTCATAACGTCCAGAAATCCTTTAATGGCAACCAAGTGCTGAAGGGTATTACCTGCACGTTTGAGACGGGCAAGTGTAATTTGTTGCTGGGTGGTTCAGGCACTGGTAAAAGCGTGCTGTTACAGTGCATTGTGGGGCTGATGCAGCCCGACATCGGGAGCATCACTTATGACGGCAGCGTGTTCACCAATAACAAGGTGCAGATCAGGCAGGAAATCCGGCGCAAAATTGGGATGCTGTTTCAGGGCTCAGCGCTGTTCGACTCTATGACGGTGTTCGAAAACATTGAGTTTCCCCTGAAAATGCTTACCCCCGAAATGACCAAAGAAGAACGTCGCGACCGGGTAGAGTTTTGCCTGAAGCGCGTAGGTCTTGAAAATGCGGGCAACAAAATGCCGGCGGAAATTAGCGGCGGCATGAAGAAACGCGTGGGTATTGCCCGCGCCATTGCGCCCAACTGTACCTATCTATTCTGCGACGAACCCAATTCCGGCCTCGACCCACTCACCAGCCTCAAGATTGACGAGCTGATTCACGAAATCACGCACGAGTACAACATCACCACCGCTATCATCACCCACGACATGAATTCCGTGGTGGAAATCGGCGACCATATTATCTTTTTGCATAAAGGGCAAAAGCTGTGGGATGGTACCAAAGACGAAATTCTGAATGCACAGGTACCGGAGCTGAAAGAGTTTATCTTCAGCAGCAGTTTGGTGCGAGCTGCCAAAAAAGTGGACGACGAATCGGAAGGAGGCCTCGCGGCCATCACAGAAGGCGAGTCTACCAGTGCATGA
- a CDS encoding YfiT family bacillithiol transferase, whose amino-acid sequence MCQTSFTQPTENAPSPDLRYPIGQPTLPAGKLSVTERAALIRQIEQLPAQLTAVAREIGGVRLQEPYRPGGWTGRQVIHHLADSHINSYTRFRLALTEERPTVKPYEEHAWAELPDVEATPITVSLTLLEALHTRWSVLLHHLTEAQWQRTFYHPGNDRDYTLDQALVLYAWHGQHHLAHLTGLRDHKANLD is encoded by the coding sequence TTGTGCCAAACATCTTTCACCCAACCAACTGAAAATGCCCCCAGCCCCGATCTTCGTTATCCAATTGGGCAGCCCACGCTGCCGGCCGGTAAGCTTTCCGTTACGGAGCGAGCTGCTCTAATTCGACAGATTGAGCAACTGCCAGCCCAGCTTACGGCTGTAGCCCGCGAAATTGGTGGAGTGCGTTTGCAGGAGCCATACCGCCCCGGTGGCTGGACGGGCCGGCAGGTCATTCACCATCTGGCCGATTCACACATTAATAGCTATACGCGTTTCCGCTTGGCTCTCACGGAGGAAAGGCCCACCGTGAAGCCCTATGAAGAGCACGCCTGGGCCGAATTGCCCGACGTGGAAGCAACGCCTATCACCGTGTCGTTAACGCTGTTAGAGGCCTTGCATACCCGCTGGTCTGTATTGCTGCATCATCTAACGGAGGCCCAATGGCAACGCACCTTTTATCATCCCGGCAACGATCGGGATTATACGCTCGATCAGGCGCTGGTGCTCTATGCCTGGCACGGACAGCACCACTTGGCTCACTTAACTGGCCTTCGCGACCACAAAGCCAATCTTGATTAA
- a CDS encoding cobalamin B12-binding domain-containing protein — protein sequence MNVKQQRTAESIYQQAENITGEAATLYCQLAPGINYCEGDEEGRRALEQEMQSHLTALANAILMNSAGLFETHLFHARHHPPDPAHDQSLTQQLAALKQVLAQRLPITEYIAAAGYLSAAFKELEHPLVEKATSTPAVSLQETPLKDLADAYLAHLLAGQRTEAISLLRKEAKDGIDVRLLYEHVFMPVQWEVGSRWHKGQITVAQEHYCTAATELAMAMLHPYLQAGSPNGFRFVATTVSGDLHSMPVRMVSDFLELDGWTPYFLGANTPTDGIWKAVVGFKADLLVIGASMAHHVGILRQLIDAKKNTIGASNVFVLVGGEPFNADPTLWRSIGADAFAPNARIAVEAARALMQKK from the coding sequence ATGAATGTAAAACAGCAACGTACGGCCGAAAGCATTTATCAACAGGCCGAGAATATAACTGGGGAGGCCGCGACGCTCTACTGTCAGCTAGCACCCGGTATAAATTACTGCGAAGGCGATGAGGAAGGTCGGAGAGCGCTGGAGCAGGAGATGCAAAGCCATCTGACGGCGCTCGCCAATGCCATCCTAATGAACAGTGCGGGCTTATTTGAAACGCATCTGTTTCATGCCCGGCACCATCCACCCGACCCCGCCCACGATCAAAGTCTGACACAGCAGTTAGCAGCCCTGAAGCAGGTGCTTGCCCAAAGGCTGCCCATCACAGAGTATATTGCCGCAGCAGGCTATCTGAGTGCCGCTTTTAAAGAATTAGAGCACCCGCTGGTTGAAAAGGCCACTTCGACGCCCGCCGTCTCGCTTCAGGAAACTCCGCTTAAAGACTTAGCTGATGCCTATCTAGCGCATTTATTAGCTGGGCAGCGTACGGAAGCTATTAGCTTACTCAGAAAAGAAGCGAAGGACGGGATTGATGTCCGGCTGCTCTATGAGCATGTATTTATGCCTGTGCAGTGGGAGGTGGGCTCGCGCTGGCACAAAGGGCAAATTACTGTAGCGCAAGAGCATTATTGCACCGCCGCTACGGAGTTGGCTATGGCTATGCTACACCCATATCTGCAAGCTGGTTCCCCCAATGGCTTCCGTTTTGTGGCTACCACGGTGTCCGGCGATTTGCATAGCATGCCGGTGCGAATGGTATCCGATTTTCTGGAACTTGATGGCTGGACGCCCTACTTTTTAGGTGCGAACACGCCGACTGATGGCATTTGGAAAGCAGTTGTTGGGTTTAAAGCCGATTTGCTAGTTATTGGTGCTTCTATGGCTCACCACGTGGGCATACTACGCCAACTTATTGACGCCAAAAAGAATACGATAGGTGCCAGCAACGTATTTGTGTTAGTAGGAGGGGAGCCATTCAACGCCGACCCGACGCTGTGGCGCTCCATCGGGGCCGATGCCTTCGCCCCCAATGCCCGGATAGCCGTGGAAGCAGCTCGCGCGCTCATGCAAAAAAAATAA
- a CDS encoding tetratricopeptide repeat protein — protein sequence METSPSRLQQLLAFYADDPNDAFTIYALATEYRSTEPLVAMKYYQTLLDEHPDYVGTYYHAGKLLEQLEKPEEAEKVYRQGLQVSRKAGQMHAASELQQALNQLLGLDYEDE from the coding sequence ATGGAAACCTCACCCAGCCGTTTACAGCAACTCCTAGCCTTCTACGCCGATGACCCCAACGACGCATTTACGATCTACGCACTGGCCACTGAATATAGGTCTACGGAGCCGCTAGTGGCTATGAAATATTATCAAACGCTACTGGATGAACACCCCGACTATGTGGGCACATACTACCATGCAGGCAAGTTGCTGGAGCAATTAGAAAAGCCGGAAGAGGCTGAAAAAGTTTACCGTCAAGGCTTGCAGGTGAGTCGCAAAGCCGGGCAGATGCATGCGGCCAGCGAATTGCAACAGGCTCTCAACCAGTTGCTCGGCTTAGACTACGAAGACGAGTAA
- a CDS encoding bifunctional nuclease family protein, with protein sequence MKKIQLEILGLSSSQSQSGSFALILGEKTGNRRLPIIIGMFEAQSIAIQIEKISPNRPLTHDLFKSFAEHVHVAIIEVMISDLKEGVFYSKIVCSDGATTFEIDARPSDAIAIGLRFGVPIFTVESVLSEAGIILSDLDENAEDASDDDDEDDDDDDNGGTPASTPTPRDPSGQVSLDELTKMLAQALEKEDYEKAAKIRDELNKRNG encoded by the coding sequence GTGAAGAAAATTCAGCTCGAAATTCTCGGCCTGTCATCCAGCCAATCCCAATCGGGTTCTTTCGCTCTTATCCTGGGCGAAAAAACAGGTAACCGCCGGTTGCCCATCATCATTGGCATGTTTGAGGCGCAGAGTATTGCGATTCAAATAGAAAAAATTAGCCCCAACCGTCCCCTGACGCATGACTTGTTCAAGTCGTTTGCGGAGCACGTGCATGTGGCCATCATTGAAGTGATGATATCGGATTTAAAGGAAGGCGTATTCTATTCCAAGATTGTGTGCTCCGATGGGGCCACAACCTTCGAAATCGACGCACGCCCCAGCGATGCCATTGCTATCGGCCTGCGTTTCGGCGTGCCGATCTTCACTGTGGAAAGCGTACTGAGCGAAGCCGGTATCATTCTAAGCGACCTCGATGAAAATGCCGAAGATGCTTCGGACGATGATGACGAGGACGACGATGATGACGATAACGGCGGTACGCCGGCCTCAACGCCAACCCCTCGCGACCCCAGTGGTCAGGTGTCGTTGGACGAGTTGACGAAGATGCTGGCCCAGGCTCTGGAAAAAGAAGACTACGAAAAGGCCGCCAAAATTCGCGATGAGCTAAATAAGCGCAACGGCTAA
- a CDS encoding M20/M25/M40 family metallo-hydrolase encodes MELRNVVGVLPGQAKDKARAAEMVVFSAHYDHIGTLPAVAGDSIANGADDDASGTTAVVALAEYFKNNKLETSGKKKKNQRTLVFVAFTAEEIGGFGSKYFSQQIDPQKVVAMFNIEMIGKEAKFGPQTAFITGYERSDFGKLLQQKLEGTPFRFEPDPYPEQNLFYRSDNATLARLGVPAHTISSDQIPTDKLYHSVDDEVESLNLTNMTAIISAIARSATGIIGGEQTPTRIEPASVGQRP; translated from the coding sequence GTGGAGCTACGCAATGTAGTAGGGGTGTTGCCCGGACAGGCCAAGGATAAGGCCCGTGCGGCCGAAATGGTGGTATTCTCAGCTCATTACGACCACATTGGCACGTTGCCAGCCGTAGCTGGCGACTCCATCGCCAATGGGGCCGATGATGATGCTAGCGGCACAACAGCCGTGGTAGCCTTAGCGGAGTACTTCAAAAACAACAAGCTGGAGACGTCCGGGAAGAAAAAGAAGAACCAGCGGACGTTGGTATTCGTGGCTTTCACGGCGGAGGAAATTGGAGGCTTCGGCTCTAAGTATTTTTCCCAGCAAATTGATCCGCAGAAGGTTGTGGCCATGTTTAATATTGAAATGATTGGTAAGGAAGCCAAATTTGGCCCCCAAACGGCTTTCATTACTGGCTATGAGCGCTCCGACTTTGGCAAGTTGCTTCAGCAAAAGCTGGAAGGCACACCCTTTCGCTTCGAGCCAGATCCGTACCCCGAGCAAAACCTTTTTTACCGCTCCGATAATGCGACGCTAGCCCGATTGGGGGTGCCGGCCCACACCATCAGCAGCGACCAGATTCCGACGGATAAGCTGTATCATTCGGTAGATGACGAAGTGGAAAGCTTGAACTTGACCAACATGACCGCCATTATTTCGGCCATTGCGCGCAGTGCCACCGGAATAATCGGCGGCGAGCAAACACCCACTCGCATTGAGCCCGCCAGTGTAGGTCAGCGTCCGTAG
- a CDS encoding META domain-containing protein, producing MSLRLLLFFLPLFLFSACKTAKDTTPNASLRNTRWVLRTLGATPITTPENSQEIDLQFNATTDQIAGYAGCNRYFGRFEQPTNAALRLLNIGSTRMLCEARQQVETDYLKALQEVSRFQIKGDTLRLYAGTSEEPLAIFEAVYLR from the coding sequence ATGTCGCTGCGCTTGCTTCTGTTTTTTCTACCGCTTTTTCTATTCAGCGCCTGCAAAACGGCAAAAGACACTACCCCCAATGCCAGCCTGCGTAATACGCGCTGGGTACTCCGAACCCTGGGTGCTACCCCCATCACCACGCCCGAGAATAGTCAAGAAATCGATCTGCAATTCAACGCCACTACCGATCAGATAGCTGGCTACGCGGGCTGCAACCGTTATTTCGGCCGCTTCGAACAGCCTACAAATGCTGCGCTACGCCTCTTGAATATTGGCTCCACCCGAATGCTATGCGAAGCCCGACAACAAGTAGAAACCGACTATTTAAAAGCGCTTCAAGAAGTCTCACGCTTTCAGATAAAAGGCGATACTCTACGGCTTTACGCAGGCACAAGTGAGGAGCCACTGGCAATTTTTGAGGCCGTTTATCTAAGATAG
- a CDS encoding transporter: MPKTSLWLIGGLFLATPANLLAQTTDPTLNADAPFVRNIRPDRPGRTITTNMVPLGQVQIDAGTNRFEPATTTGFGPNRTLSGATLRIGLPSHIELRLTQGYLHPTDKLAAASTMITGNDFEVPVPSASLPGGFMPLTVGAKFLASTVPNARSQVVLLGELTLRNGNTSFPNKVLEPGARLLVSQQLGQRYGLEANLGFRQRGFRAADTKLGTYLGTLALNGPLGGNFGFFAETYTTWQRESKLAPGATAGVYWRPLPNLRFDLNAGQGFTREAEGLSVGAGFSVRLPK, translated from the coding sequence ATGCCCAAAACCTCTTTATGGCTTATTGGGGGGCTTTTTTTAGCTACTCCAGCCAATCTGCTGGCCCAGACTACCGATCCTACTCTCAACGCTGATGCGCCGTTCGTGCGCAACATCCGTCCTGATAGGCCCGGCCGCACCATCACGACCAACATGGTACCCTTGGGCCAAGTGCAGATAGATGCGGGTACCAACCGCTTTGAGCCGGCCACCACTACAGGTTTTGGCCCGAATCGTACGCTGTCAGGGGCTACGCTGCGTATTGGCTTGCCTAGTCATATTGAGTTGCGCCTGACGCAGGGCTACCTCCACCCCACCGACAAACTCGCCGCCGCATCAACAATGATTACGGGCAACGATTTTGAAGTCCCAGTGCCTTCTGCATCGCTTCCTGGTGGATTTATGCCGTTGACCGTAGGGGCCAAATTTCTGGCTTCTACAGTCCCCAATGCTCGCTCCCAAGTGGTGCTTTTGGGTGAATTGACGCTACGCAACGGCAATACGTCTTTTCCAAATAAGGTACTGGAGCCCGGAGCCCGTTTACTAGTATCGCAACAGTTGGGGCAGCGCTATGGGCTGGAAGCTAACCTTGGCTTCCGCCAGCGTGGCTTCCGCGCCGCCGACACAAAATTGGGCACCTACCTTGGCACGCTGGCCTTGAATGGACCCTTGGGGGGCAATTTTGGCTTCTTTGCTGAAACTTATACCACTTGGCAGCGCGAATCAAAGCTGGCGCCTGGGGCTACGGCCGGTGTTTACTGGCGGCCGCTGCCCAACCTCCGCTTCGACCTGAATGCTGGCCAAGGCTTCACCCGCGAAGCCGAGGGCTTATCCGTAGGGGCTGGCTTTAGCGTACGCCTTCCCAAATAG